In the Piscinibacter sp. XHJ-5 genome, one interval contains:
- a CDS encoding ABC transporter substrate-binding protein — MNKQLTSLALAAAMAMPAAAQQLSVEVVHWWTSGGEATALNVLKTNLEKQGVKWNDMPVAGGGGEAAMTAVRARVTSGNPPTTMQSMGYDIRDWAKQGVLADLNAVAAKEQWDKNVPQALQKFSKYDGKWIAVPVNIHSTNWVWANKDVLTKSGVTGDIKTWDEFIEAAKKVQKAGFVALAHGGQPWQEATVFDGIVLVTGGVDYYRKAFIELDAKALNSPTTLQVFQRMSQLRQLVDKDFSGRDWNVASGMVISGKAGFQIMGDWAKGEFLNAKKVPGTDFLCFRVPGSQGTVSFNSDQFAMFKLGGDKAAAQAKLASAIMDPAFQSAFNVVKGSVPARTDVPDAAFDACGKKGMKDLAEASAKNTLVGSIAHGHAVPASIKNAIYDVITRHFNGQLDDKKAVAELVAAVKN, encoded by the coding sequence ATGAACAAGCAACTCACCAGCCTGGCGCTTGCCGCCGCCATGGCGATGCCGGCTGCAGCACAACAGCTCAGCGTCGAAGTCGTGCACTGGTGGACTTCAGGCGGCGAGGCCACGGCGCTGAACGTGCTGAAGACCAACCTCGAGAAGCAAGGCGTCAAGTGGAACGACATGCCGGTGGCCGGCGGAGGGGGCGAGGCGGCAATGACCGCGGTGCGCGCGCGCGTCACCTCGGGCAACCCGCCGACCACGATGCAGAGCATGGGCTACGACATCCGAGACTGGGCCAAGCAAGGGGTGCTCGCCGACCTCAACGCCGTGGCAGCCAAGGAGCAGTGGGACAAGAACGTGCCCCAGGCGCTGCAGAAGTTCTCCAAGTACGACGGCAAGTGGATTGCAGTGCCGGTGAACATTCACTCGACGAACTGGGTCTGGGCCAACAAGGACGTGCTGACCAAATCGGGCGTCACCGGCGACATCAAGACCTGGGATGAGTTCATCGAAGCCGCCAAGAAGGTGCAGAAGGCCGGATTCGTCGCGCTGGCCCACGGCGGCCAGCCGTGGCAAGAGGCGACGGTGTTCGACGGCATCGTGCTCGTCACCGGAGGGGTCGACTACTACCGCAAGGCCTTCATCGAACTCGACGCGAAAGCGCTGAATTCACCGACCACCCTGCAGGTCTTCCAGCGCATGAGCCAGCTGCGGCAGCTGGTCGACAAGGATTTCTCGGGTCGCGACTGGAACGTGGCCTCGGGCATGGTGATCAGCGGAAAGGCCGGCTTCCAGATCATGGGAGACTGGGCCAAGGGCGAGTTCCTCAATGCCAAGAAGGTGCCCGGCACGGACTTCCTGTGCTTCCGCGTGCCGGGTTCGCAGGGCACGGTCTCGTTCAATTCCGACCAATTCGCCATGTTCAAGCTCGGTGGCGACAAGGCGGCCGCACAGGCCAAGCTGGCCAGCGCCATCATGGATCCGGCCTTCCAGTCCGCGTTCAACGTGGTGAAGGGCTCGGTTCCCGCACGCACCGACGTGCCGGACGCCGCATTCGACGCCTGCGGCAAGAAGGGCATGAAGGACCTGGCCGAGGCCAGCGCCAAGAACACGCTCGTCGGATCGATCGCTCATGGTCATGCCGTGCCGGCATCGATCAAGAACGCGATCTACGACGTGATCACGCGCCACTTCAACGGTCAACTCGACGACAAGAAGGCTGTCGCCGAGCTCGTCGCGGCGGTCAAGAACTGA